One genomic region from Conexibacter woesei DSM 14684 encodes:
- a CDS encoding ABC transporter ATP-binding protein, whose amino-acid sequence MSVGRPQAANATEPARAAEQGGRRDTVITVDRLRVEFTRARKGDVVLALEDINLEIHEGEFLAVLGPSGCGKTTLLNAIAGLVPPTSGEVRLRGEPVCDPGPDRAVVFQDYALMPWRSVEDNVRFGVEMQPALRRNSAKRVQDAIDLVGLRGFERAYPRELSGGMQQRVGLARGLVAEPAILLMDEPFGAVDAMTREVMRNELERIMSETGKTVVFITHSVDEAILLGDRVAVFTSRPGRIKELLPVTLPRPRYGYDARALKEFIEMREHLWGLLNNEARVAAGATPDGS is encoded by the coding sequence GTGAGCGTAGGTAGGCCGCAAGCAGCGAACGCCACCGAGCCCGCGAGGGCTGCCGAGCAAGGCGGCCGTCGCGACACGGTGATCACCGTCGACCGCCTGCGCGTCGAGTTCACTCGGGCCCGCAAGGGCGACGTGGTCCTGGCGCTCGAGGACATCAACCTCGAGATCCACGAGGGCGAGTTCCTGGCGGTGCTCGGCCCCAGCGGCTGCGGAAAGACGACGCTGCTCAACGCGATCGCCGGGCTCGTGCCGCCGACCTCGGGTGAGGTCCGCCTGCGCGGCGAGCCGGTGTGCGATCCGGGGCCGGACCGCGCGGTCGTCTTCCAGGACTACGCGCTGATGCCGTGGCGGTCCGTCGAGGACAACGTCCGCTTCGGGGTCGAGATGCAGCCGGCGCTCCGGCGCAACTCCGCGAAGCGCGTCCAGGACGCGATCGACCTCGTCGGCCTGAGAGGCTTCGAGCGCGCGTATCCGCGCGAGCTCTCGGGCGGCATGCAGCAGCGCGTCGGGCTTGCGCGCGGGCTTGTCGCCGAGCCGGCGATCCTGTTGATGGACGAGCCGTTCGGCGCGGTTGACGCGATGACCCGCGAGGTCATGCGCAACGAGCTCGAGCGGATCATGTCCGAGACGGGCAAGACGGTCGTCTTCATCACGCACAGCGTGGACGAGGCGATCCTGCTGGGAGACCGCGTCGCGGTCTTCACGAGCCGCCCCGGTCGCATCAAGGAGCTGCTCCCGGTGACCCTCCCGCGCCCGCGCTACGGGTACGACGCGCGCGCGCTGAAGGAGTTCATAGAGATGCGGGAGCACCTCTGGGGTCTGCTCAACAACGAAGCCCGGGTGGCAGCGGGAGCCACGCCGGACGGTTCCTGA
- a CDS encoding 2-oxo acid dehydrogenase subunit E2: protein MAPDAPRGLPGLSPMRQAIARQVTRSWTTVPHFYVSVDVDMEPAAEAVGALNASRPDDTPASLSAALIRALTVVLQEEPAFNATWTADGLVEHEAVNVGVAVAVPGGLIAPAILGCEERDTVAIAEGLRDLATRARAGKARGKEMTGATFTLSNLGGFDVSSFAAIVNPPQVAILATGRAVRRPWVVGDEIVVRRVMTATLSVDHRALDGTDAARFLARLKALLEAPEGWIEGTRTGGDA, encoded by the coding sequence ATGGCACCTGACGCCCCCAGAGGGCTGCCGGGCCTGAGCCCGATGCGGCAGGCGATCGCGCGCCAGGTGACGAGAAGCTGGACGACCGTCCCGCACTTCTACGTCAGCGTCGACGTCGACATGGAGCCGGCGGCGGAGGCCGTCGGGGCGCTGAACGCGAGCCGCCCCGACGACACGCCGGCGAGCCTGTCGGCGGCGCTGATCCGGGCGCTGACGGTGGTCCTGCAGGAGGAGCCCGCGTTCAACGCGACGTGGACGGCGGACGGCCTCGTCGAGCACGAGGCGGTCAACGTCGGCGTCGCGGTCGCGGTGCCCGGCGGCCTGATCGCACCCGCGATCCTCGGCTGCGAGGAGCGCGACACGGTCGCGATCGCCGAAGGTCTGCGCGACCTCGCGACGCGGGCGCGAGCGGGCAAGGCGCGCGGCAAGGAGATGACCGGCGCGACCTTCACGCTGAGCAACCTCGGCGGCTTCGACGTGTCGTCGTTCGCGGCGATCGTCAATCCGCCGCAGGTCGCGATCCTGGCGACCGGGCGCGCGGTGCGGCGCCCGTGGGTCGTCGGCGACGAGATCGTCGTGCGGCGCGTGATGACGGCGACGCTGAGCGTCGACCATCGCGCGCTCGACGGGACCGACGCCGCACGCTTCCTCGCCCGTCTGAAGGCGCTGTTGGAGGCGCCGGAGGGCTGGATCGAGGGCACGCGGACCGGAGGCGATGCGTGA
- a CDS encoding lipoyl domain-containing protein: MRVAIDLPALGFDMESGTVGSWLKQVGDTVEQGDPVAEIETEKAAVDIEAPASGTLVEIAFEVGAEVPVGSVLGYIDDGT, from the coding sequence ATGCGGGTTGCGATCGATCTGCCGGCGCTCGGCTTCGACATGGAGTCGGGGACCGTCGGCAGCTGGCTCAAGCAGGTCGGCGACACCGTCGAGCAGGGCGACCCGGTCGCCGAGATCGAGACCGAGAAGGCCGCGGTCGACATCGAGGCGCCGGCGAGCGGGACGCTCGTCGAGATCGCCTTCGAGGTCGGCGCCGAGGTGCCCGTCGGCTCGGTCCTGGGATACATCGACGATGGCACCTGA
- a CDS encoding alpha-ketoacid dehydrogenase subunit beta, which translates to MTRTLTYAEAMVEGLRDALIADPNVHLMGGYFLGITEHRGLMADLHKDFPDRIYYPPIAEVGYVGAGIGAAMTGLRPFVDIATASFLFQGMAQVANEAANIHYMSGGQTRVPVVFHLNHGIRGGGAAQHSHSPQAMLWNTPGLEIMTPATPYDVKGLIRTALLSDNPTCWLDHVGLFGVSGEVPEESYSIPFGQARIARSGSDVTLVASSLMVHRAMEAAETLAAQGVEAEVVDLRTLNPLDETSILASVAKTGRVVVVDECHLSCGVGAEIAARIADKAFGDLKAPVKRVATADVPVPFSAPLEDAIKPTAELVVEAAAEVVGTGAKAGV; encoded by the coding sequence ATGACGCGCACGCTGACGTATGCAGAGGCGATGGTCGAGGGGCTGCGCGATGCGCTCATCGCCGACCCGAACGTCCACCTGATGGGCGGCTACTTCCTCGGGATCACCGAGCACCGCGGCCTGATGGCGGACCTGCACAAGGACTTCCCGGACCGCATCTACTACCCGCCGATCGCCGAGGTCGGCTACGTCGGCGCGGGCATCGGCGCGGCGATGACGGGGCTGCGGCCGTTCGTCGACATCGCGACCGCCAGCTTCCTCTTCCAGGGGATGGCCCAGGTCGCGAACGAGGCGGCGAACATCCACTACATGTCCGGCGGGCAGACGCGCGTGCCGGTCGTCTTCCACCTCAACCACGGGATCCGCGGCGGCGGTGCGGCGCAGCACTCGCACAGCCCGCAGGCGATGCTGTGGAACACGCCGGGGCTGGAGATCATGACGCCGGCGACGCCGTACGACGTCAAGGGCCTGATCAGAACCGCGCTGCTGAGCGACAACCCGACCTGCTGGCTGGACCACGTCGGCCTCTTCGGCGTCAGCGGCGAGGTCCCGGAGGAGAGCTACTCGATCCCGTTCGGGCAGGCGCGGATCGCGCGCAGCGGCTCCGACGTCACGCTCGTCGCGAGCAGCCTGATGGTGCACCGCGCGATGGAGGCGGCCGAGACGCTGGCCGCCCAAGGCGTCGAGGCGGAGGTCGTCGACCTGCGCACGCTCAACCCGCTCGACGAGACGTCGATCCTCGCGTCGGTCGCGAAGACCGGCCGCGTCGTCGTCGTCGACGAGTGCCACCTCAGCTGTGGCGTCGGCGCGGAGATCGCGGCGCGGATCGCCGACAAGGCGTTCGGCGACCTGAAGGCGCCGGTCAAGCGCGTCGCGACGGCCGACGTCCCGGTGCCGTTCTCGGCGCCGCTGGAGGACGCGATCAAGCCGACCGCGGAGCTGGTCGTCGAGGCCGCCGCCGAGGTTGTCGGCACCGGCGCGAAGGCGGGGGTGTAG
- a CDS encoding thiamine pyrophosphate-dependent dehydrogenase E1 component subunit alpha gives MLPDVSRERLLEMHRRMLVIRRFEEALIELTADYDVGHFHVSIGQEVTGVVALELFEPGDVVFTTHRNHGHLLARGADSGKMLAEILGKATGYNSGKGGTLHLASLELGFPTTSSATGGCVPLAVGAGFGFSRRKVPNVSICAFGDGALEEGAWHEAVNIAALEKLPVIFLVENNSLDAVGQRANEYPSSTLAATDLCDLARPFGVPTVAIDGLDAGAVHDEMSTAVKRARAGEGPSFIEARTVRWPGSKPLWPELRTGRTQLEMAWGAASTDGEYKKWFDQEDGVLIFTRELIDAGHMTSEEALAVDAKVVADVAAGVRFALDSPFPEASEALTQVFA, from the coding sequence TTGCTGCCAGACGTTTCACGCGAGCGGTTGCTCGAGATGCACCGGCGGATGCTCGTCATCCGCCGCTTCGAGGAGGCGCTGATCGAACTGACGGCCGACTACGACGTGGGTCACTTCCACGTCTCGATCGGCCAGGAGGTGACGGGCGTCGTCGCACTGGAGCTGTTCGAGCCCGGCGACGTCGTCTTCACCACCCACCGCAACCACGGCCATCTGCTGGCGCGCGGCGCCGACTCCGGCAAGATGCTGGCCGAGATCCTCGGCAAGGCGACCGGCTACAACAGCGGCAAGGGCGGCACGCTCCACCTCGCCTCGCTCGAGCTGGGCTTCCCGACGACCTCGTCGGCGACCGGCGGCTGCGTGCCGCTCGCGGTCGGCGCCGGCTTCGGCTTCAGCCGCCGCAAGGTCCCGAACGTCAGCATCTGCGCGTTCGGCGATGGTGCGCTGGAGGAGGGCGCCTGGCACGAGGCGGTCAACATCGCCGCGCTGGAGAAGCTGCCGGTGATCTTCCTCGTCGAGAACAACTCGCTCGACGCGGTCGGCCAGAGAGCGAACGAGTACCCCTCCTCGACGCTCGCCGCGACCGACCTGTGCGACCTTGCGCGGCCGTTCGGCGTGCCGACGGTCGCGATCGACGGGCTCGACGCGGGCGCCGTCCACGACGAGATGTCGACCGCCGTCAAGCGCGCCCGCGCGGGTGAGGGCCCGAGCTTCATCGAGGCGCGCACCGTCCGCTGGCCGGGGAGCAAGCCGCTGTGGCCGGAGCTGCGGACCGGCAGAACCCAGCTGGAGATGGCCTGGGGCGCGGCGTCGACCGACGGCGAGTACAAGAAGTGGTTCGACCAGGAGGACGGCGTGCTGATCTTCACACGCGAGCTGATCGACGCCGGGCACATGACGTCGGAGGAAGCTCTCGCGGTCGACGCGAAGGTCGTCGCCGACGTCGCGGCCGGCGTCAGATTCGCGCTCGACAGCCCCTTCCCGGAGGCGTCCGAGGCGCTCACCCAGGTGTTCGCATGA
- a CDS encoding alpha-ketoacid dehydrogenase subunit beta codes for MSRLRYIDGIRDGIREEMLLDERVYVMGEDVVPGGPFGATKGLAEEFGEGRVLDTPISEESVMGTAIGSAAVGYRPVLEVMFADFLTLVMNQLVNHAAKLHYMSGGQLKIPLTIRAQQGASGSFGAHHSQSLEAWFAHVPGLKVVAPSDPADAKALMRAAIREDGPVLYLEHRGLYWSKQEVDDDAGPAVIGEAAIRRPGTDVTVIALSKAVGTALDAAKQLEGEGVSVEVLDLRTISPLDTDAIIASVRRTRRAVILHEAVVSGGIGGEIAARIQEHAFADLAAPVARVGGPFAPVPSSPPLEKFFVPDVAAVVGAVQAVMAGSASPTPASRAI; via the coding sequence ATGAGCAGACTTCGCTACATCGACGGCATCCGCGACGGCATCCGCGAGGAGATGCTGCTGGACGAGCGCGTCTACGTGATGGGCGAGGACGTCGTCCCCGGCGGCCCGTTCGGCGCGACGAAGGGCCTCGCCGAGGAGTTCGGCGAGGGCCGCGTGCTCGACACGCCGATCTCCGAGGAGTCGGTGATGGGCACGGCGATCGGCTCCGCGGCGGTCGGCTACCGGCCGGTGCTCGAGGTGATGTTCGCCGACTTCCTCACGCTCGTGATGAACCAGCTCGTCAACCATGCGGCGAAGCTGCACTACATGTCCGGCGGGCAGCTGAAGATCCCGCTGACGATCCGCGCGCAGCAGGGCGCGAGCGGCAGCTTCGGCGCACACCACTCGCAGTCGCTGGAGGCGTGGTTCGCCCACGTCCCGGGTCTGAAGGTCGTCGCTCCGTCCGACCCCGCCGACGCGAAGGCGCTGATGCGCGCCGCGATCCGCGAGGACGGCCCGGTCCTCTACCTCGAGCACCGCGGCCTCTACTGGTCCAAGCAGGAGGTCGACGACGACGCCGGCCCCGCCGTCATCGGCGAGGCGGCGATCCGCCGTCCCGGCACCGACGTCACCGTGATCGCCTTGTCGAAGGCGGTCGGCACGGCGCTCGACGCCGCGAAGCAGCTGGAGGGCGAGGGCGTCTCGGTCGAGGTGCTCGACCTGCGCACGATCTCGCCGCTGGACACCGACGCGATCATCGCGTCCGTGCGCCGCACGAGACGTGCCGTGATCCTGCACGAGGCGGTCGTCTCGGGTGGGATCGGCGGTGAGATCGCGGCACGCATCCAGGAGCACGCGTTCGCCGACCTCGCCGCGCCGGTCGCACGCGTCGGCGGGCCGTTCGCGCCCGTCCCGTCCAGCCCGCCGCTGGAGAAGTTCTTCGTCCCGGACGTCGCCGCGGTCGTGGGGGCCGTGCAGGCGGTCATGGCCGGTTCCGCATCCCCGACGCCCGCCAGCCGGGCAATCTGA
- a CDS encoding thiamine pyrophosphate-dependent dehydrogenase E1 component subunit alpha, whose product MTPGAEDRVADHTRLLNEMWRIRAFEEKVAELYAKGRLFGLLHLGIGQEASAVGVCADLNADDYVVGGHRSHTHALAKGAQVKPLLAEIAGKAAGYCGGKGGSMHIVAAEAGFITATGVVGGNIPLGVGAALGARMAGRGQVAAVFFGDGAVQTGAFHESLNLASLWKLPLVFVCENNGYAEFSALEDQTVVPHLAQHGETYGIASRTIDGNDVLAVRDAVAIAVERARSGGGPTFLEVMTYRLRGHYEGDQAKYREASESAEWKAKDPIQRLVRVIEQLPGADAAAIAAEAERAARAAVEEAAEWTSEAPWPTEEDLMTTVFPAR is encoded by the coding sequence GTGACCCCGGGTGCGGAGGACCGCGTCGCGGACCACACGCGCCTGCTGAACGAGATGTGGCGGATCCGCGCGTTCGAGGAGAAGGTCGCGGAGCTGTACGCGAAGGGCAGACTGTTCGGCCTGCTGCACCTCGGCATCGGCCAGGAGGCGAGCGCGGTCGGCGTCTGCGCCGACCTCAACGCCGACGACTACGTCGTCGGCGGCCACCGCTCGCACACCCACGCGCTGGCAAAGGGCGCGCAGGTCAAGCCGCTGCTGGCGGAGATCGCCGGCAAGGCGGCGGGCTACTGCGGCGGCAAGGGCGGCTCGATGCACATCGTCGCCGCCGAGGCCGGCTTCATCACCGCGACCGGCGTCGTCGGCGGGAACATCCCGCTCGGCGTCGGCGCGGCGCTCGGCGCCAGAATGGCCGGCAGAGGCCAGGTCGCCGCCGTCTTCTTCGGCGACGGCGCGGTCCAGACGGGCGCCTTCCACGAGTCGCTGAACCTCGCGAGCCTGTGGAAGCTGCCGCTCGTCTTCGTCTGCGAGAACAACGGCTACGCCGAGTTCAGCGCGCTGGAGGACCAGACGGTCGTCCCGCATCTGGCGCAGCACGGAGAGACGTACGGGATCGCCAGCCGCACGATCGACGGCAACGACGTGCTCGCCGTCCGCGACGCGGTCGCGATCGCCGTCGAGCGCGCGCGCTCGGGCGGCGGCCCGACGTTCCTGGAAGTCATGACCTACCGCCTGCGCGGCCACTACGAGGGTGACCAGGCGAAGTACCGCGAGGCGTCCGAGAGCGCCGAGTGGAAGGCGAAGGACCCGATCCAGCGGCTCGTGCGCGTGATCGAGCAGCTGCCCGGCGCCGACGCCGCGGCGATCGCCGCCGAGGCGGAGCGGGCTGCGCGCGCCGCGGTGGAGGAGGCGGCGGAGTGGACGAGCGAGGCCCCGTGGCCGACCGAGGAGGACCTGATGACGACCGTGTTCCCGGCCCGATGA
- a CDS encoding hydantoinase B/oxoprolinase family protein — protein MSERRIDPVTLSTVWHSFQSTAREMRHVVDRTAQSYLLAQLHDMAAGIWDAKSRTIAVPEGPTSMFLSQKFAIETILEKFEGNLHPGDVILTNDPFKGHCNHLPDWGFIRPIFFEGELLFMALTRGHQMDTGGSFPGGYFPNGFDIHAEGLMIPPIKIYDRGVERTDVLELVWNNVRFPEGVRIDNAALIAGLTICDNRITALLEKYGRDTVLDCVDEMLERTERVVRRQIAAIPDGVYHGESATDDDGTVLDEQVWVRCEATVKGDELTLDFSASDDQRRGFVNCVYASTYSRAVAGSFLFLDPALTEFHNEGSMACMDVIAPEGNVCNAQYPATVGGSPVNVGTQVLEATVEALSQAMPDRAIAAWGRRRGHYISGSDPRTGERYVQTTTDADGGGGAVAGFDGFEGACGMSGLGSIQRGSMEEVEIRFPWRHVRYQFAPDMLGAGKWRGGSGMLWEVENVGSRATLATGSSDGDTTHAPGAIGGDPSPLSTMYKLVDGKKIPLQTHRMHEVQPGEILGKVSGGGGGVGDPREREVEKVLDDVVNEFITIDAARESYGVAIDAATMTVDADETAKLRGVAA, from the coding sequence GTGAGCGAGCGACGCATCGACCCGGTCACGCTGTCGACGGTCTGGCACTCGTTCCAGAGCACCGCGCGTGAGATGCGCCACGTCGTCGACCGCACCGCGCAGAGCTACCTGCTCGCGCAGCTGCACGACATGGCCGCCGGCATCTGGGACGCGAAGTCGCGCACGATCGCCGTGCCCGAGGGACCGACGTCGATGTTCCTTTCGCAGAAGTTCGCGATCGAGACGATCCTGGAGAAGTTCGAGGGCAACCTCCACCCGGGCGACGTGATACTCACGAACGACCCGTTCAAGGGCCACTGCAACCACCTCCCGGACTGGGGCTTCATCCGCCCCATCTTCTTCGAGGGCGAGCTGCTGTTCATGGCGCTCACGCGCGGCCACCAGATGGACACGGGCGGCTCGTTCCCGGGCGGCTACTTCCCGAACGGCTTCGACATCCACGCCGAGGGGCTGATGATCCCCCCGATCAAGATCTATGACAGAGGTGTCGAGCGCACCGACGTCCTGGAGCTGGTCTGGAACAACGTCCGCTTCCCCGAGGGCGTGCGGATCGACAACGCGGCGCTGATCGCCGGCCTGACGATCTGCGACAACCGCATCACGGCGCTGCTGGAGAAGTACGGCCGCGACACGGTGCTCGACTGCGTCGACGAGATGCTGGAGCGGACCGAGCGCGTCGTGCGCAGACAGATCGCGGCGATCCCCGACGGCGTCTACCACGGCGAGTCGGCGACCGACGACGACGGCACCGTGCTCGACGAGCAGGTCTGGGTCCGCTGCGAGGCGACCGTCAAGGGCGACGAGCTGACGCTCGACTTCTCCGCCTCCGACGACCAGCGCCGCGGCTTCGTCAACTGCGTCTACGCATCGACGTACAGCCGCGCGGTCGCGGGCAGCTTCCTGTTCCTCGACCCGGCGCTGACCGAGTTCCACAACGAGGGCAGCATGGCGTGCATGGACGTGATCGCGCCGGAGGGCAACGTCTGCAACGCGCAGTACCCGGCGACGGTCGGCGGCTCGCCGGTCAACGTCGGCACGCAGGTGCTGGAGGCGACCGTCGAGGCGCTGTCGCAGGCGATGCCCGACCGCGCGATCGCGGCCTGGGGCCGTCGCCGCGGCCACTACATCTCCGGCAGCGACCCGCGCACCGGCGAGCGCTACGTGCAGACGACGACCGACGCCGACGGCGGCGGCGGCGCAGTCGCCGGCTTCGACGGCTTCGAGGGCGCGTGCGGCATGTCGGGCCTTGGCTCGATCCAGCGCGGCTCGATGGAGGAGGTCGAGATCCGCTTCCCGTGGCGTCACGTCCGCTACCAGTTCGCGCCCGACATGCTCGGCGCGGGCAAGTGGCGCGGCGGCTCGGGGATGCTGTGGGAGGTCGAGAACGTCGGCAGCCGCGCGACGCTCGCGACCGGCTCCTCCGACGGCGACACGACCCACGCCCCCGGCGCGATCGGCGGCGATCCCAGCCCGCTGTCGACGATGTACAAGCTCGTCGACGGGAAGAAGATCCCGCTGCAGACGCACCGCATGCACGAGGTCCAGCCGGGCGAGATCCTCGGCAAGGTCAGCGGCGGAGGCGGCGGCGTCGGCGACCCGCGCGAGCGCGAGGTCGAGAAGGTGCTCGACGACGTCGTCAACGAGTTCATCACGATCGACGCGGCGCGCGAGAGCTACGGCGTCGCGATCGACGCGGCGACGATGACGGTCGACGCGGACGAGACGGCGAAGCTGCGCGGGGTGGCCGCGTGA
- a CDS encoding hydantoinase/oxoprolinase family protein, whose amino-acid sequence MFRISIDVGGTFTDAFVIEGTAVVGQFKSPTTFPDPSIGFMNVLEKAAAAHGRSLEELLADVEVLIHGTTLATNALIDRSGAKVGMLTTRNFRDVLEIRRGHKNVRTSMYDMFLPPYKPLVPRSRRLEVAERILHDGSVHEALNEQEVRDAAERLKREQVEAVAVCFLHSYANPAHEQRAAEIAQEVLGDDCHIVTSSGILPMWREWERFSTTVLSAYLGPVVRRYLSSLSERLKSSGYRGNLLLMLSDGVVGTLEYCSEKAVLLVSSGPAAAPAAALDAGALVNSDDLLSIDMGGTSLDVCVIAGGEVPMTRESWVDDERVATKMVDVHSVGAGGGSIAWIDSLGLLRVGPVSAGSTPGPACYGKGGTKPTVTDADLLLGYLPIDSPLGGQIALDRDAATRAMETIAGPLGMEPMEAAQAVLTTVTAFMADSITEVSTRQGHDVRDFTLVAGGGAGPLHAPFIAEQLGVDTVVVPAMAGTYSAYGMQVMDMGRTAVRTHVVRVDDVDPAVLEGLYAEMEQETLAAFEEIGVAASDVRLTRTADVRYVGQFSEVEVELPAGAVSRAALAEAVERFHRRHEDLFTFNMPWKAVELLTLGLKGTIPSAPMPVAAAEGDGGDAAEAVKGQRDCWFAGEQTSAEVYDGARIASGAKFDGPAIIEESATTIVIPPSFACERLAAGGYVLRRRNAEQAVAAGHAQTSTGGAA is encoded by the coding sequence ATGTTCAGAATCTCAATCGACGTCGGCGGGACGTTCACCGATGCGTTCGTCATCGAGGGCACCGCCGTCGTCGGCCAATTCAAGTCACCCACGACGTTCCCGGACCCCTCGATCGGGTTCATGAACGTGCTCGAGAAGGCGGCAGCGGCCCACGGCCGCTCGCTCGAGGAGCTGCTCGCCGACGTCGAGGTGCTGATCCACGGCACGACGCTCGCGACCAACGCGCTGATCGATCGCAGCGGCGCCAAGGTCGGCATGCTCACGACCCGCAACTTCCGTGACGTGCTGGAGATCCGGCGCGGTCACAAGAACGTGCGTACGTCGATGTACGACATGTTCCTCCCGCCCTACAAGCCGCTCGTCCCGCGCTCCCGGCGCCTGGAGGTCGCGGAGCGGATCCTGCACGACGGCTCGGTCCACGAGGCGCTGAACGAGCAGGAGGTCCGCGACGCGGCCGAGCGGCTCAAGCGCGAGCAGGTCGAGGCGGTCGCGGTCTGCTTCCTGCACTCCTACGCCAACCCGGCGCACGAGCAGCGCGCCGCCGAGATCGCGCAGGAGGTGCTCGGCGACGACTGTCACATCGTCACGTCCTCCGGGATCCTCCCGATGTGGCGCGAGTGGGAGCGGTTCTCCACCACCGTGCTGTCAGCGTACCTCGGCCCCGTCGTCCGGCGCTACCTCTCGAGCCTGTCTGAGCGCCTGAAGTCCTCGGGCTACCGCGGCAACCTGCTGCTGATGCTCTCCGACGGCGTCGTCGGCACGCTCGAGTACTGCTCCGAGAAGGCCGTCCTGCTCGTCAGCTCCGGCCCTGCCGCCGCCCCGGCGGCCGCACTCGACGCCGGCGCGCTGGTGAACAGCGACGACCTCCTCTCGATCGACATGGGCGGCACCTCGCTCGACGTCTGCGTGATCGCCGGCGGCGAGGTCCCGATGACCCGCGAGTCGTGGGTCGACGACGAGCGCGTCGCGACGAAGATGGTCGACGTCCACTCCGTCGGCGCCGGCGGCGGCTCGATCGCCTGGATCGACTCGCTCGGCCTGCTGCGCGTCGGCCCCGTCTCGGCCGGCAGCACCCCCGGACCCGCCTGCTACGGCAAGGGCGGGACGAAGCCGACCGTCACCGACGCCGACCTGCTGCTCGGCTATCTGCCGATCGACTCGCCGCTCGGCGGCCAGATCGCGCTCGACCGCGACGCCGCGACGCGCGCGATGGAGACGATCGCCGGTCCGCTCGGGATGGAGCCGATGGAGGCCGCGCAGGCGGTCCTCACGACGGTGACGGCCTTCATGGCCGACTCGATCACCGAGGTCTCGACGCGCCAGGGCCACGACGTGCGCGACTTCACGCTCGTCGCCGGCGGCGGCGCCGGCCCGCTGCACGCGCCGTTCATCGCCGAGCAGCTCGGCGTCGACACGGTCGTCGTCCCGGCGATGGCGGGCACGTACTCCGCGTACGGCATGCAGGTGATGGACATGGGCCGCACCGCGGTCCGCACGCACGTCGTCCGCGTCGACGACGTCGACCCCGCCGTCCTGGAGGGGCTCTACGCGGAGATGGAGCAGGAGACGCTGGCGGCGTTCGAGGAGATCGGCGTCGCGGCGAGCGACGTGCGCCTCACCCGCACCGCCGACGTCCGCTACGTCGGGCAGTTCTCCGAGGTCGAGGTCGAGCTGCCCGCGGGCGCGGTCAGCAGAGCGGCGCTCGCCGAGGCGGTCGAGCGCTTCCACCGCCGCCACGAGGACCTCTTCACGTTCAACATGCCGTGGAAGGCCGTCGAGCTGCTGACGCTCGGGCTCAAGGGCACGATCCCGAGCGCGCCGATGCCGGTCGCCGCGGCCGAGGGCGATGGCGGCGACGCCGCCGAGGCGGTCAAGGGCCAGCGCGACTGCTGGTTCGCCGGCGAGCAGACGAGCGCCGAGGTCTACGACGGTGCGCGGATCGCGTCCGGCGCGAAGTTCGACGGCCCGGCGATCATCGAGGAGTCGGCGACGACGATCGTGATCCCGCCGTCGTTCGCGTGCGAACGACTGGCGGCCGGCGGCTACGTGCTGCGGCGCCGCAACGCCGAGCAGGCCGTGGCCGCGGGCCACGCGCAGACGAGCACCGGAGGTGCGGCATGA
- a CDS encoding GntR family transcriptional regulator, with translation MASADAAPKSAFRSIVRSHERQFQTVGDMVYEVLRESIQRGVFAPGERLRQDQLAEELGVSRIPVRSALLQLETEGMITLHPYRGATVSELSVDEMRENYEIRAVLEGLALRKAAAAMTPERLAHLKKLAQELNDERDGEVFLRLRMSFYHELYDGDSHPQLVALIEKLRNDAGRYWLQRHVDYVSRPGERDHTQVLEFLEAGDLDGAIRSQREHLERVGARLIELMQGTT, from the coding sequence ATGGCTAGCGCCGACGCGGCGCCCAAGAGCGCCTTCCGCTCGATCGTCAGAAGTCACGAGCGGCAGTTCCAGACGGTCGGGGACATGGTCTACGAGGTCCTGCGCGAATCGATCCAGCGCGGCGTCTTCGCGCCCGGCGAGCGGTTGCGGCAGGACCAGCTCGCGGAGGAGCTGGGCGTCTCGCGGATCCCGGTCCGCTCGGCGCTGCTGCAGCTGGAGACCGAGGGGATGATCACGCTTCACCCGTACCGCGGGGCGACGGTCAGCGAGCTGTCCGTCGACGAGATGCGCGAGAACTACGAGATCCGCGCGGTGCTCGAAGGGCTCGCGCTGCGCAAGGCCGCCGCGGCGATGACGCCCGAGCGCCTCGCTCACCTCAAGAAGCTCGCGCAGGAGCTCAACGACGAGCGCGACGGTGAGGTCTTCCTGCGGCTGCGGATGAGCTTCTACCACGAGCTGTACGACGGCGACAGTCATCCGCAGCTGGTGGCGCTGATCGAGAAGCTGCGCAACGACGCGGGCCGCTACTGGCTGCAGAGACACGTCGACTACGTCAGCCGCCCCGGCGAGCGCGACCACACGCAGGTGCTCGAGTTCCTCGAGGCCGGCGACCTCGACGGCGCGATCCGCTCGCAGAGAGAGCACCTCGAACGCGTCGGCGCCCGTCTGATCGAGCTGATGCAGGGGACGACCTGA